One stretch of Argiope bruennichi chromosome 3, qqArgBrue1.1, whole genome shotgun sequence DNA includes these proteins:
- the LOC129962969 gene encoding uncharacterized protein LOC129962969 translates to MGSSRKSPFSGHHKELNLKCNIPHFDRYFVIKRVSEKNDSFNSISPFLVQKAITATIGEVSSIRKMRSGDLLVQVNSKKQALQIMKLKALATFPVTVSSHASLNFSKGVITCGELFNVPLEEISEELKPQGVTHVRQITIRRDGQLLPTKHYVMTFHRPKIPEFFYAGYIKLPVRQYIPNPLRCFQCQRFGHSRANCRGILTCARCAENGHDSQQCNAEEKCVNCGENHASFSRSCERWKVEKEITSIKFKEDISYPEARKKVLNQTPKTGLSYASMVKTTFCVNCSCTNCANNAPQPKNTEKSSDSEIGNETNTTPVTSKSSRPKMNSNSQKSLKLKLSNEESHQKTSGQS, encoded by the coding sequence ATGGGCTCCTCCcgaaaatctcccttcagtgggcatcacaAAGAACTAAATCTCAAATGTAATATTCCACATTTTGACCGTTATTTCGTTATCAAACGTGTTTCTGAAAAGAATGATTCGTTTAATTCTATTTCACCATTCCTCGTACAGAAAGCCATTACAGCAACCATTGGTGAGGTATCTTCTATCCGGaagatgcgttctggtgacttgctggtACAGGTAAATTCCAAAAAGCAAGCACTGCAAATTATGAAACTTAAAGCCTTAGCCACCTTTCCCGTTACTGTCAGCTCTCACGCATCCCTAAATTTCTCCAAAGGAGTAATAACGTGTGGGGAATTATTTAACGTTCCTTTAGAGGAGATCTCCGAGGAACTGAAACCCCAAGGAGTAACTCATGTACGCCAGATCACCATtaggcgggatggacaactcctacCCACCAAACATTACGTAATGACCTTTCATAGACCAAAAATACCTGAATTCTTTTATGCAGGATATATAAAATTGCCTGTCCGCCAGTACATCCCTAATCCGTTAAGGTGTTttcaatgccagcgttttggccactCCAGGGCTAACTGCCGCGGGATTTTAACATGCGCCCGCTGTGCTGAAAATGGCCACGACAGCCAGCAATGTAACGctgaagaaaaatgtgtaaattgcGGTGAGAATCATGCATCTTTCTCTCGGTCCTGTGAACGATGgaaagtagaaaaagaaattacctctattaaatttaaagaagacaTCAGCTATCCTGAAGCtcggaaaaaagttttaaatcagaCACCAAAAACTGGATTGAGCTATGCTTCCATGGTTAAAACAACCTTCTGTGTAAATTGTTCCTGCACAAATTGTGCAAATAATGCTCCCCAACCGAAAAATACTGAAAAGTCATCCGATTCCGAAATTGGAAATGAAACAAACACGACTCCTGTAACTAGCAAATCGTCTAGACCTAAAATGAATTCTAACTCTCAGAAATCACTTAAACTTAAGCTTTCGAACGAGGAATCTCACCAAAAGACATCAGGTCAAAGTTGA